The Hippopotamus amphibius kiboko isolate mHipAmp2 chromosome 3, mHipAmp2.hap2, whole genome shotgun sequence genomic interval CTCAGTTCACTTTCTATATGCTTTCTTTctaccctcccccttccccccagatGGCCTTGCTGCATTCAGGGcgtttttaaaatctgaattctgTGAAGAAAATATTGAATTCTGGCTGGCCTGTGAAGACTTCAAAAAAACCAAGTCACCCCAAAAGCTGTcctcaaaagcaaagaaaatatatactgaTTTCATAGAAAAAGAAGCTCCAAAAgaggtaaggggaaaaaaagttcctCGTTTTAGCATGTTTTAAACATTCTTAGCACcaaagtgaaacaaaaagaattgaAGAGACCTCAGATTAAAAGTGGGGTGGGGTAAATGTTTTTCCCCTACTTCTAGCTTTCAGTGAAGTTAGTTAGATGTCTTCAGTGACTTGGCTGGGGAAGCTCATCACACACAGTTTTTGTTGCTTGCTTTCAAATATTAAATAGATTTCAATATCTAACTCTGAATATGAaaccactttttttgttttatttcagattAACATAGACTTTCAAACCAAAACTCTGATTGCCCAAAACATACAAGAGGCTACAAGTGGCTGCTTTACAACTGCCCAGAAAAGGGTGTACAGCTTGATGGAGAACAACTCTTATCCCCGTTTCTTGGAGTCAGAGTTCTACCAGGACTTGTGTAAAAAGCCACAGATCACCACAGAGCCCCATGCTACATGAGATGAGAAAGGGAGCCCAGAGACAGAGGACATTTCATTGTTTTCCTAAGGGGGAAGCCTGTCACCTGCCAAAAAGACTGAACTTGAATTCAGCCTGGGTGTTCAGGAAACAACACTCAGAACTATTGATTCAGAGTTGGGTAGTGAATCAGGAAGCCGGTAGCCTTCTAAGGGAAGCTAGTACTGGGAGGGCTTCTGCAACTGATGGAGCACAGGGAGAGCGTGGTCTAAATGTGGCATGTCTCAGGCTGGAAAAGCAGCAGCTTGAGACTGAACGATAACGATGTAACACTATTGGTCCAGAAGCATTTACAATCAATAAGTCTGGGATTATGTGGCCTTAGCAAGCTGGCTGTACATCTTTCCCTAATTCAGTCCTTGTTACCACATAGTGGTTTAGTTGTAGTTTCTTTAGTACTAGGTAACATATGTTTACTATGTGCAAGGGTATTGAAGTTCCTATGACTACAGATCATCAGTACTGTTGTCTCACGTAACTCTAAAACTGAAACGGTCTGTCTTTGAGTTGTCAATCGGTGTATGTAATAGAATGAGTGCTGTTGTGTAGAAAACAACAATGTCCATTATGAGTGCCAAAAACTGCCCTGATGGCAGCTAAACTTCAAAGTGGTCTTTGaatacttttaataaatttattttgataaataatgTTATTGCATGTTTGGTCCAGATGTGGGTtgaggtgtttgttttttggttttggtaatTAAATATGGCAGATACAAAGTAAAATATCTCCTCTCTGATTAAGAAGAGGTATCCGTTGATGGGCCTGTTGAGTGAGAACTGACAGTCCTCGGAACTGAGAAATTAGAGCTGCAGGGAACATAAACTCCCATCTCTAATGCTTTCATAGGTCGGATGAGGTCAGATCACATCTTTAGAAACCACTCTGAGATCAATGTTTCTAATATAATCTTATTAAAATCAAGCTTGTTATTGAAAATATAAGAACATTGGCTTTAATAGATACTCATGAAGGGCTTTAAAGATTGGCTAAATATGAGAAGTAAAATGATGTAACAGAGACAAAGCACCAAAATTATTCACATAAGTAAGCTGCTCAAATGAAGAGAGAAGCCTAATAAGGAGGAAGTGAGGCCTGCCTTTTTATTTCCCTTGGTTCTGAGTTCCCCTGCAGGGTATTGGCATTAGCTTCCAAGATCCATACCTGAAACTATTCACTTCCATGATGGATCAATACAAAACCAGAATTTCCCAGATTCACCTGCCT includes:
- the RGS2 gene encoding regulator of G-protein signaling 2; protein product: MQSAMFLALQHDCGPMDKSAGTGPKSEEKREKMKRTLLKDWKSRLSYFLQNSSSPGKPKTGKKSKQQTFIKPSPEEAQLWSEAFDELLASKYGLAAFRAFLKSEFCEENIEFWLACEDFKKTKSPQKLSSKAKKIYTDFIEKEAPKEINIDFQTKTLIAQNIQEATSGCFTTAQKRVYSLMENNSYPRFLESEFYQDLCKKPQITTEPHAT